The following nucleotide sequence is from Megalops cyprinoides isolate fMegCyp1 chromosome 6, fMegCyp1.pri, whole genome shotgun sequence.
TCATGCTTTTTTCCGATGTTGTCTAGACTCATTCTAAAAAATGTTCTGGTCTGCTTCTTAAGCAGTGTACACACTCTTATCTTTCCAtctcagacaaagacaaaggtATCTTGGTCTTACTCTTTGGCCAACTCTTTGACACAGTGTCAGGACCCCCTATTCCATTCTCCCTCTGGTTTTGAGTTAAGTCTGAACACCATTTCCAAATTATCTATTGGCAGGCATGCACCACTTGACACTGTACATAACACCAGATGTAGCCTTGCTTGACAGCAAACTGCACCCTACCTGTTGCAGGATACGGCACGTGGAAAAGAACTTGGCCTGATGTTGTCTTACAGCCTTTTCTGAGACCTGGTTGATGGCATTATCTGGGAAATTGACCACTGGATACACCTAAAACAAGCAGAGACGTACAAGAATTTCTTGCAAAAGAGACCACTACAAATCCACATCCTGACTACCACAACAATTCTAGCTAAACTCATAATGAAGTAAACTTTCACTTATCTTTATGGCCACTTTAGTTATGACCCAATTTCTTTGTTCAGTCTCACTGTGAGTGATTCTCAAGCtatgtttgtgttgtatatacagtatataagaAGAAAAGAAGTGTGTATACAAAGCTTAGATACATTTACTTAGATGGAGCATTGGTGAAAAGTATTGGTAAAACAAGTATTGgtgaaaacaaagttttctgTTTTACCAGCGGTTGCATGTCACTGAATAGTGTCTCCCCAGTGACCTGGCTGAGATGATCAACCGGGAGCCCTGACTGCTTATCCACCACAAATTGAAACAAGTTGTTTTTCCTAAAATCAACACAAAGGGATTAATTCATAAACATCCTATGCacgttattgttattatttttcattttattatttttaatgggtTTATTCTAAATATACCTGAATTTTCCTAAGGAGATGAAtaaagtatctatctatctatctatctatcaccAACATTTCATAATGAGAGGATGACAGGTCCAGATAATAGTACTGTAATACagtaatttatcatttaaaacaagcaacaacaatgaaaaacaaattgatgAAGTGGAAAGAACACATTTAATCTTAATCTAGAGGAATTTTATACCTTTTTAAacagtgcatattttttttgtaattaaagaaaatacCATCAGATAGGTGCTATTACCATTTCACTGTTAGCTTGATGAAGCACAGAAGCTGTCCTTTTCCTTTACAGGTTTTGCAAGTTGTTGAGCCCCGTCCTGAACAAAAAGTGCATCTGGGAAGGAAAAGCACTACTTAATGGGTGGTTCAAGATTCAGTAAGTATTCAGCATACAGGTATCATCCATAAAAAACTTTAAGGGAGCCCAGGTCTCACCGAAGACGGCCAGCGCCATTGCAGGACATGCATCGAGAATCACTCAACCTTCCCACCCCGTTGCACATCGAGCACTGCATCTGTCAATTGCAAAAACATAGGGACGGAACTTTGTTGCactttcaggattttttttcattaacaaaatgtcaaaggaaggaaaaggaaatgattGTGAAAATGCAATTATACTGGACCAAGTCTTCCTTCCTCCCAGTTGTACATACCATTCCTGATGTCACACACCTTCTGCAAGGTGATCTACCCAGTGTCAAGCAGGAGTGACAGCCCtattgataaaaaataataattatattatagaattttatacatactgtatacatatatatacatatatatatatatatatatacacacacacacagacacatgcatatatatatataaataagcaTTGTTTAAGTGGATGTAGTGCTAAGCCCTACCTCTTCtctgtattattattagcaaTACATCATGCTACATTTATGTGCTTGATAGAGTGAAATTATTCACGACTGCAACTAGATGCTGCAAtcactttgtttctttgtcatgTGGGCTGTTGTGAGGTACATAGCTTATCATACTGATGTGTCAtcaattttacaaatattaagTGAGTATATTATATTAAGTATCTTTGTTGTCCTCTATGTAAGTAAATAATAGgaagttttgtttaaaaaaaaaaagtatcattcTTTGTGGGGATAACCTGTTCTCTGTGACATGAGTAATATGGAATGTGCCAACCCCAATTTAGCATATGTGGCACTGTGGAACTAAAATAACATAACCATACTGGAGTTCAAGATGGTCAAAATAGCACAGAACATGTAACAATGCTCACTACACAAATACTATTCAAGGCCATGGCTTGTATGTATTACTCATTAATTGTTTCTATTtcactgatttgatttgatcttGATTTGATCTTATGTTGATTTAcaacttttaaaataatctcaTTAAAATATCCTGAACTAGAACAGTGTTTCAGgttaaaaaatagtttttaaggTCAGACATTTTAGGCTGAACTGCTTAGTTATGAGTATGTATTAATACAGTAAACAGAGTTCAAAAAAACAGTGCTCTACCTTAACAGAGGATGTGTATGGAATTTGGACCTGCTTTGTGTTGTCCTGAAAGATAGCAGGAACAGGGACAGCAATGTCCCATGGGCCTGGTGCTGCTCCCATATGCCCATCCACTACCTGACCTGTGAGGGAGATCAGGACAACAGAGGAGGGTGCACATCACACACCAAAAACCTGCTATCTGGTTAGTTACAGCAGGTCTTCAAAGAGGATCCACAGCCCTCATTATTAACTTTGCAGTAGTATATAGAATATTATATAGTACTGTATAGTAGCTGCACTAagatttctgtattttcatgaaCTGACTGAAAGAGACTCAAAACTGAAACAGCAGATTGCAAATTAGCTATTTTATGTGATACCCCTCACTAGAACCCCTAATTGCACACAATTTTGAGTGGGATAATTATAgcataaaatgtaatgtcagtCCCCTGACACTTTTTcctattaaaaataacaaaataaagcacataaaATCCAGCAAGCCTCTCACCGGTGTAAGGCACGCTGGCCCATTCAGTGGACCTGGATTCAGTAAACGTCTCTAGGCTGTACTGTAGGAACATATAATAGAACCACAATCCACATAACAAAAGGACACATGTTGAGCTGATGAATGACAAAGTATAAAGCGATGCAGTTCTAACTGTACATTCACAT
It contains:
- the ssuh2.2 gene encoding ssu-2 homolog, tandem duplicate 2 isoform X1 produces the protein MDRQHLLSDQDDPSASSASTQQYPVVAGADAMGSSQPMDSGATAPPADLMDRVPGYEGMGSGGNDLPPPYPEPPQPEGPKPMSPNREWQIPSISEELAMEALLEYVSSKCCYSKKPVQEMIFSDLQSHNTFRYSLETFTESRSTEWASVPYTGQVVDGHMGAAPGPWDIAVPVPAIFQDNTKQVQIPYTSSVKGCHSCLTLGRSPCRRCVTSGMMQCSMCNGVGRLSDSRCMSCNGAGRLRCTFCSGRGSTTCKTCKGKGQLLCFIKLTVKWKNNLFQFVVDKQSGLPVDHLSQVTGETLFSDMQPLVYPVVNFPDNAINQVSEKAVRQHQAKFFSTCRILQQRQTIELIPITRVHYTWKEKTHIYFVYGAEHRVYTNDYPAKCCCCNIL
- the ssuh2.2 gene encoding ssu-2 homolog, tandem duplicate 2 isoform X2, producing MDRQHLLSDQDDPSASSASTQQYPVVAGADAMGSSQPMDSGATAPPADLMDRVPGYEGMGSGDLPPPYPEPPQPEGPKPMSPNREWQIPSISEELAMEALLEYVSSKCCYSKKPVQEMIFSDLQSHNTFRYSLETFTESRSTEWASVPYTGQVVDGHMGAAPGPWDIAVPVPAIFQDNTKQVQIPYTSSVKGCHSCLTLGRSPCRRCVTSGMMQCSMCNGVGRLSDSRCMSCNGAGRLRCTFCSGRGSTTCKTCKGKGQLLCFIKLTVKWKNNLFQFVVDKQSGLPVDHLSQVTGETLFSDMQPLVYPVVNFPDNAINQVSEKAVRQHQAKFFSTCRILQQRQTIELIPITRVHYTWKEKTHIYFVYGAEHRVYTNDYPAKCCCCNIL